ACGACCGACTTCGCGGTGCCCTTTTGGTGGAGCGGCTTTCGGTTCCTGCGCCTTAAGCGACGACGCGAAGAGAAATTGCAGGAACAGTGAGCTGAAGAGTGTCATCTCCGTTTTCATATCAGCACTTTCGAAGACGGCGGTGAAATTTGGGCCGCCCTTTCAGCATCGGAGCCCGTCACTCATAGCTTCTGTTGAAGTCTGCATCTGCCGATCCGACGGTACCTCAGGTTTATTTAAACACAACCGTTGTGCTGACGATGGCTCCTGTTTCGTCGGTCAATGTCAGGAACCACGTGTTGGCCGATTCAGGAGGAGCATCGGCTGTGATCGTCGTGCCATCGATCGTCCCAGGTATTGTTTTCCAGTCGCGGTTCATTCGTGGCCCTTCGTCGGTTGTGAAGTGCAACTCGGCCGACGTGACTTTGGTTTTTGAATGAAACGACACCGTCACGCGATTGTCTTTGACCACCGGAGTTTCCGGAACGGGCAGAGGGATACCGTCGCGACATTTGGCATCGATGAACTTGCCAATTTCAGGTGGTTCCCAGCCCGGCTGGTGTCCGTGAGGCATTTTCACGGTAATGCGAAGCTGCTTCTCGCCGGGCACAACCTGAAAGCTTTTCATGTAGCTGTCCAGCGGATAGTGCTTGTCATTTGTTCCGTTCACAAACAGAATTGGAACGCGACAGCGTGGCAGCAGACTACCGGGATCGTAGGCGCGTACCCAGTCCATACGTCGTTGCTTCAGTGCATCAATTGCTTGCTTCTGGACAGACTCGCCCTGATGCAGAAAGCCGCAACCGTAGACAGGAACCGCCGCTTTGAAGCGGTCGTCCAGCGAGGCCGCAAGACAGGTTGTGTAGCCGCCCCAGCTAATGCCGGTGACAGCTGTGCGGTCTTTTTCGACTTCCGGAAAGCTGCGAATCAACGAGTGTGCTCGAACAACGTTTGCCACCGCATGAAACGGCCAGTCGTCGCTGATGGCGCCTCCAATCGAATCAAACTTTTGCGGGTGGCCATGTAACGGACCGCCGTTTTCCAGGCGAACTCTGCCCTTGTTGCGTCGAGGGCCAATGGCAAGTCCGGTTGCTTTGTCGTATTCAGGAGCCGGTGGACGCATGCCGGACAGGTCCATCGCGATAGCCGCGTAACCACGTTTGGCCCAAAGATGAACCCATTGGGCGAATGCCGTTCCGCCTCCACCGTGAATCAAAACGACTCCGGGAAACGTGTCACCCGGTTTCGCATTACCCAGCGTAATCGGCGACGCGTAGAAGGCGAAGACTTCCGTCGGCTTCCCTTTGAACAATTCTCCGCCGTAAAGCAATGAATGAATCGGCTGGTCCTGATCCAGCCAGGTCACGTCCGGCACTTTCGCTTTGATCGCGTCAATATTTTCCCACGGGTCAACAGTCATGGCCGCCTCTTTGTCGTCCTGAGCGACCGAAGTCGGACAATTCAGTCCAGTAGTAACACCGATGACACAAAGTGTCACCAGGCTGTGAAGGGTACTCGCAGGAAGGAACCGAAACGCCATGCTGATCTCCGGACGCAAATGAATTCAATAGTTTGAATCCAAACCTTACCAGCAAACGCCAGACCGACAAACCGTTCGGAGCATGACGAGCGGCTCGGGGT
This DNA window, taken from Fuerstiella marisgermanici, encodes the following:
- a CDS encoding alpha/beta hydrolase family protein; translation: MAFRFLPASTLHSLVTLCVIGVTTGLNCPTSVAQDDKEAAMTVDPWENIDAIKAKVPDVTWLDQDQPIHSLLYGGELFKGKPTEVFAFYASPITLGNAKPGDTFPGVVLIHGGGGTAFAQWVHLWAKRGYAAIAMDLSGMRPPAPEYDKATGLAIGPRRNKGRVRLENGGPLHGHPQKFDSIGGAISDDWPFHAVANVVRAHSLIRSFPEVEKDRTAVTGISWGGYTTCLAASLDDRFKAAVPVYGCGFLHQGESVQKQAIDALKQRRMDWVRAYDPGSLLPRCRVPILFVNGTNDKHYPLDSYMKSFQVVPGEKQLRITVKMPHGHQPGWEPPEIGKFIDAKCRDGIPLPVPETPVVKDNRVTVSFHSKTKVTSAELHFTTDEGPRMNRDWKTIPGTIDGTTITADAPPESANTWFLTLTDETGAIVSTTVVFK